A single Neospora caninum Liverpool complete genome, chromosome VIIb DNA region contains:
- a CDS encoding Zgc:77714, related → MHRSSFTTSPVAVAYGSSPLPPAVSSGRKASLNLLNKEPQLEAVTPCATEGAAALSYFGLPIHRAPYQFLGHPLPQKKEFLPRTDGKLSPEQRLNNHGGGVTVAGGLLSDLAYNAALLRGSAKPPGSPRRLVSPRPFSRNLIIRPQEVSCKHHLPSISPLQEKGHLKAPTHKKTFLRRSAGSNDVTHIRFETPDSRGGTVGDDFHVSMPNLSQEPKNISQLLPSLQNAMAYLALTRFPTGPPNVQQGYFLPPLAPQFAGRMTLVLGEMHSCFLNEVNEIPSPYLWDTVKSQSRSANATLEKTRLAASESGYMPHLEQRRPRTLMHCAIHPLKKEPAFLVRFSDTNLLGHVYVRPYTKVFLDLASQICEIVVFTASTQSYADQVLAHLDPDRRLVHHRLYRQHCTMINGGYVKDLRLLGRDVSRVILADNSPISMALQPDNGVLVSSWTNDDRDSELMDLLVLVQHLAELENVPKYLRERYSLRAWINGHRQAVGPL, encoded by the exons ATGCACAGATCCTCTTTCACAACATCCCCCGTTGCTGTCGCTTATGGgtcgtctccgcttcctccagCCGTTTCTTCTGGGAGAAAAGCATCCTTAAACTTACTGAACAAAGAACCCCAGCTTGAGGCGGTAACCCCCTGCGCGACCGAAGGGGCTGCTGCGTTGAGTTATTTTGGGTTGCCGATTCATAGAGCCCCGTATCAATTTTTAGGTCACCCGCTGCCTCAGAAAAAGGAATTTCTACCTCGCACAGACGGGAAGCTTTCGCCAGAACAGCGTCTTAACAACCATGGTGGCGGGGTCACAGTTGCTGGGGGACTACTCTCCGACTTGGCGTATAATGCAGCACTGCTCAGAGGGTCAGCGAAACCACCGGGAAGTCCCAGACGTCTCGTATCTCCTCGACCATTCAGCAGAAACCTTATTATAAGGCCACAGGAAGTGTCCTGTAAGCACCACTTGCCATCgatctctcctctccaagAGAAAGGGCATCTAAAAGCGCCGACTCATAAGAAGACTTTCCTGAGGAGGTCGGCCGGCAGCAACGACGTCACGCATATCCGCTTTGAGACAccagacagcagaggcggTACCGTTGGGGACGATTTCCATGTCTCCATGCCAAACCTTTCCCAAGAACCGAAGAATATTTCACAACTTCTACCCTCCCTGCAAAACGCTATGGCTTATCTTGCCTTGACTCGCTTCCCCACGGGACCACCTAACGTACAACAAGGGTACTTTCTTCCCCCCCTAGCACCTCAGTTTGCCGGTCGAATGACTCTCGTCTTGGGTGAGATGCACAGTTGTTTCCTCAATGAAGTCAACGAG ATTCCGTCGCCTTACCTGTGGGATACTGTGAAGTCGCAATCAAGGAGTGCAAATGCGACACTGGAGAAGACCCGCCTTGCTGCTTCCGAAAGCGGTTACATGCCTCACCTTGAGCAGAGAAGACCCAGA ACTCTGATGCACTGTGCGATACACCCGCTTAAGAAAGAACCGGCTTTTCTTGTTCGGTTTTCCGATACCAATCTCCTG GGACATGTTTATGTTCGACCGTACACGAAGGTCTTCCTTGACTTAGCGTCGCAGATATGCGAAATTGTCGTCTTCACTGCCAGCACGCAATCCTACGCTGATCAG GTCCTCGCCCACCTCGATCCAGACCGTCGCTTAGTCCATCACCGCCTTTACCGTCAGCACTGCACCATGATTAATGGCGGCTATGTCAAGGaccttcgccttctggggCGCGACGTTTCGCGGGTGATTCTGGCCGATAATTCGCCAATCAGCATGGCGCTGCAGCCCGATAACGGCGTCCTTGTCTCTAGTTGGACAAATGACGATCGCGACAGCGAACTCATGGATCTTCTCGTTCTTGTTCAG